The following proteins are encoded in a genomic region of Drosophila bipectinata strain 14024-0381.07 chromosome XL, DbipHiC1v2, whole genome shotgun sequence:
- the Ldsdh1 gene encoding 17-beta-hydroxysteroid dehydrogenase 13, whose amino-acid sequence MSKVSQSAGSPQSGAPQSNDVYNIVLLVVDILVLIAKFWYAIAEAIVGLFRPPPLEEVRGKVVLITGTGHGMGKQMALQYAQLGATILCWDVNEQTNNQTVKEIQAKGGKAFGYVCNVTKRDELIELAQKVRKEHGFVSVVVNNAGIMPCHPLLEHTENEIRLMYDINVVSHYWIIQAFLPDMIERNEGSIVALSSCAGLFGLVNLVPYCGTKFAVRGYMAALAEELRRKNPQNNIKLTTIFPYMIDTGLCKNPRYRFPNLFKLIAPDVAAASIIEAQRQGLEEASIPRHFVSVEKVGRLIPRKAMRLVNDFLDTGVDTDKQ is encoded by the exons ATGTCGAAAGTGTCGCAAAG TGCTGGGAGTCCCCAGAGCGGTGCCCCCCAGAGCAATGACGTCTACAATATTGTGCTCCTGGTGGTGGACATCCTGGTGCTGATCGCCAAGTTCTGGTACGCCATCGCCGAGGCTATTGTCGGACTCTTCCGTCCCCCGCCGCTGGAGGAGGTGCGCGGCAAGGTGGTCCTGATCACCGGCACCGGACACGGCATGGGCAAGCAGATGGCCCTACAGTACGCCCAGCTGGGCGCCACCATCCTCTGCTGGGACGTCAACGAACAGACCAACAACCAGACCGTCAAGGAGATCCAGGCCAAGGGCGGCAAGGCCTTCGGCTACGTCTGCAACGTCACCAAGCGGGACGAGCTCATCGAACTGGCCCAGAAGGTGCGCAAGGAGCACGGCTTTGTCTCGGTGGTGGTCAACAATGCCGGCATCATGCCCTGCCATCCCCTGCTGGAGCACACCGAGAACGAGATCCGTCTCATGTACGACATCAATGTGGTCTCCCACTACTGG ATCATCCAGGCCTTCCTTCCGGACATGATTGAGCGCAACGAGGGCAGCATCGTGGCCCTCTCCTCCTGCGCCGGACTCTTCGGTCTCGTCAACCTGGTGCCCTATTGCGGCACCAAGTTCGCCGTCCGCGGCTACATGGCCGCCCTGGCCGAGGAACTGCGTCGGAAGAATCCCCAAAACAAC ATCAAACTCACCACCATCTTCCCGTACATGATCGACACTGGCCTGTGCAAGAACCCCCGCTACCGCTTCCCCAATCTGTTCAAGCTGATTGCTCCGGACGTGGCCGCCGCTTCCATCATCGAGGCCCAGCGCCAGGGCCTGGAGGAGGCCTCCATTCCCCGCCACTTTGTCAGCGTGGAGAAGGTGGGTCGCCTCATTCCCCGCAAGGCGATGCGTCTCGTCAACGACTTCCTCGACACGGGCGTGGACACCGACAAGCAGTAG
- the LOC108133714 gene encoding dynein intermediate chain 3, ciliary isoform X1, which produces MYQNQFIYSRERRRFGRQCLFQDRNELMVSVNPSGKQRLKYILRNPSVHQTQLSSQMALTIMETENVTLDHHGLFHYEGGWPREVNINDEEQTLRHRKKVEREDSWGQQVLSMIRSLMGVAEQNNAINIYQEFFSDIPPDVGHDIRMRYRARIANVFHDLFLPPRQMNLIEWMPNNERQFMAQFKNQFRQGQDRLRLLTDEPFGGENAFYTWDVKNPLKPKLFYDSNESVSLAKICPKDENNMVGGTCSGKVCLWGTFRSGMPLRTCPLEASHRETTSALCWVHSKSNTEFYSGSLDGSVKYWDTRDLTMPVQELLLEPEPQERQSRENAHGVTVLEFEYTIPVRFIICSDMGHVFVGNRKGMTPVETLLGHYPLFAGPIRSINRNPFFVKNFLVTGDWRARIWSEEAKDGPSTMYFRKNAQIACGAWSTGRCSMFVTGDMKGVVDFWDLLLHQRKPILSIDFKVPIKDVVFRPDGDLLAIALQNGDTAILTLDEAMRQATGKEKALMAAMFEREISRSKILEARVEEMKLKRRTILQAEEDRLRRELDVSPDLELDPDNPDQFVMMIEGDEQFRTAISDFQDMILAVERKRSKRQVIMERTVFELAEADEELLKGLPVVYGSPTDAPAPEQPPQGGSQRTSGQAQDSTKG; this is translated from the exons ATGTACCAGAACCAGTTCATCTACTCCCGGGAGCGACGTCGCTTCGGGAGGCAGTGCCTCTTCCAGGATCGCAACGAGCTGATGGTTAGCGTTAATCCGAGCGGGAAACAGCGACTAAAGTACATCCTCCGCAATCCCAGCGTGCACCAGACCCAGCTGAGCAGCCAGATGGCACTGACCATTATGGAGACGGAGAACGTGACCCTGGACCACCACGGATTGTTTCACTACGAGGGCGGGTGGCCCCGTGAGGTGAACATTAACGACGAGGAGCAGACGCTGCGTCACCGCAAGAAGGTGGAGCGCGAGGACAGCTGGGGGCAGCAGGTGCTCTCGATGATCAGGTCGTTGATGGGGGTGGCAGAGCAGAACAACGCCATCAATATATATCAGGAATTCTTTTCGGATATCCCGCCGGATGTGGGCCACGACATCCGCATGAGGTACAGGGCGCGGATTGCGAACGTGTTCCACGATCTGTTCCTGCCGCCCCGCCAGATGAACCTCATTGAGTGGATGCCCAACAACGAACGCCAGTTCATGGCCCAGTTCAAGAATCAATTCCGGCAGGGCCAGGATCGACTCCGGCTGCTCACCGATGAGCCGTTTGGAGGGGAGAACGCCTTCTACACCTGGGACGTGAAGAATCCACTCAAGCCGAAGCTCTTCTATGACTCCAACGAGTCCGTGTCGCTGGCCAAGATCTGCCCGAAGGACGAGAACAACATGGTGGGAGGCACTTGTTCGGGCAAGGTCTGCCTGTGGGGCACCTTCCGGAGCGGGATGCCATTGCGCACCTGTCCGCTGGAGGCGTCCCACAGGGAGACCACCTCGGCCCTCTGCTGGGTTCATTCCAAGTCCAACACGGAGTTCTACTCAGGCTCGCTGGACGGCTCTGTCAAGTACTGGGACACCCGGGATCTGACGATGCCCGTGCAGGAGCTGCTCCTCGAACCGGAGCCCCAGGAGCGTCAATCGAGGGAGAACGCCCATGGAGTCACGGTTTTAGAGTTCGAGTACACCATTCCCGTTCGGTTCATCATCTGCAGCGACATGGGTCACGTCTTTGTGGGAAATCGTAAGGGCATGACCCCGGTAGAGACCCTGCTGGGTCACTATCCTCTCTTCGCCGGTCCCATCCGGAGCATCAACCGCAATCCGTTCTTCGTGAAGAACTTTCTGGTGACAGGCGACTGGCGGGCCAGGATCTGGTCGGAGGAGGCCAAGGACGGGCCCAGCACCATGTACTTCCGCAAGAACGCCCAGATCGCCTGCGGGGCCTGGAGCACGGGCCGCTGCTCCATGTTCGTGACGGGGGACATGAAGGGCGTCGTGGACTTCTGGGACTTGCTGCTCCACCAGCGCAAGCCCATTCTCTCCATCGACTTCAAGGTGCCCATCAAGGATGTCGTCTTCCGGCCCGATGGCGATCTACTAGCCATTGCCCTCCAGAACGGGGACACCGCCATCCTAACCCTCGACGAGGCCATGCGCCAGGCCACAGGCAAGGAGAAGGCTCTCATGGCGGCC ATGTTTGAGCGGGAGATATCCCGGAGCAAGATCCTGGAGGCTCGCGTGGAGGAGATGAAGCTGAAAAGGCGCACCATTCTCCAGGCGGAGGAGGATCGCCTGCGACGCGAACTGGATGTCTCTCCGGACCTCGAACTCGATCCGGATAACCCCGATCAGTTCGTAATGATGATCGAGGGCGACGAGCAGTTTCGGACGGCCATTAGCGACTTCCAGGACATGATTCTGGCCGTGGAACGGAAGCGCTCGAAGCGCCAGGTCATCATGGAGCGCACCGTCTTCGAGTTGGCCGAGGCAGATGAGGAGCTTCTGAAGGGCCTGCCTGTGGTGTATGGCTCGCCAACGGATGCCCCGGCCCCGGAACAGCCGCCACAGGGGGGCAGCCAAAGGACCTCAGGCCAGGCCCAAGACTCCACCAAGGGGTAG
- the LOC108133714 gene encoding dynein intermediate chain 3, ciliary isoform X2 yields the protein MALTIMETENVTLDHHGLFHYEGGWPREVNINDEEQTLRHRKKVEREDSWGQQVLSMIRSLMGVAEQNNAINIYQEFFSDIPPDVGHDIRMRYRARIANVFHDLFLPPRQMNLIEWMPNNERQFMAQFKNQFRQGQDRLRLLTDEPFGGENAFYTWDVKNPLKPKLFYDSNESVSLAKICPKDENNMVGGTCSGKVCLWGTFRSGMPLRTCPLEASHRETTSALCWVHSKSNTEFYSGSLDGSVKYWDTRDLTMPVQELLLEPEPQERQSRENAHGVTVLEFEYTIPVRFIICSDMGHVFVGNRKGMTPVETLLGHYPLFAGPIRSINRNPFFVKNFLVTGDWRARIWSEEAKDGPSTMYFRKNAQIACGAWSTGRCSMFVTGDMKGVVDFWDLLLHQRKPILSIDFKVPIKDVVFRPDGDLLAIALQNGDTAILTLDEAMRQATGKEKALMAAMFEREISRSKILEARVEEMKLKRRTILQAEEDRLRRELDVSPDLELDPDNPDQFVMMIEGDEQFRTAISDFQDMILAVERKRSKRQVIMERTVFELAEADEELLKGLPVVYGSPTDAPAPEQPPQGGSQRTSGQAQDSTKG from the exons ATGGCACTGACCATTATGGAGACGGAGAACGTGACCCTGGACCACCACGGATTGTTTCACTACGAGGGCGGGTGGCCCCGTGAGGTGAACATTAACGACGAGGAGCAGACGCTGCGTCACCGCAAGAAGGTGGAGCGCGAGGACAGCTGGGGGCAGCAGGTGCTCTCGATGATCAGGTCGTTGATGGGGGTGGCAGAGCAGAACAACGCCATCAATATATATCAGGAATTCTTTTCGGATATCCCGCCGGATGTGGGCCACGACATCCGCATGAGGTACAGGGCGCGGATTGCGAACGTGTTCCACGATCTGTTCCTGCCGCCCCGCCAGATGAACCTCATTGAGTGGATGCCCAACAACGAACGCCAGTTCATGGCCCAGTTCAAGAATCAATTCCGGCAGGGCCAGGATCGACTCCGGCTGCTCACCGATGAGCCGTTTGGAGGGGAGAACGCCTTCTACACCTGGGACGTGAAGAATCCACTCAAGCCGAAGCTCTTCTATGACTCCAACGAGTCCGTGTCGCTGGCCAAGATCTGCCCGAAGGACGAGAACAACATGGTGGGAGGCACTTGTTCGGGCAAGGTCTGCCTGTGGGGCACCTTCCGGAGCGGGATGCCATTGCGCACCTGTCCGCTGGAGGCGTCCCACAGGGAGACCACCTCGGCCCTCTGCTGGGTTCATTCCAAGTCCAACACGGAGTTCTACTCAGGCTCGCTGGACGGCTCTGTCAAGTACTGGGACACCCGGGATCTGACGATGCCCGTGCAGGAGCTGCTCCTCGAACCGGAGCCCCAGGAGCGTCAATCGAGGGAGAACGCCCATGGAGTCACGGTTTTAGAGTTCGAGTACACCATTCCCGTTCGGTTCATCATCTGCAGCGACATGGGTCACGTCTTTGTGGGAAATCGTAAGGGCATGACCCCGGTAGAGACCCTGCTGGGTCACTATCCTCTCTTCGCCGGTCCCATCCGGAGCATCAACCGCAATCCGTTCTTCGTGAAGAACTTTCTGGTGACAGGCGACTGGCGGGCCAGGATCTGGTCGGAGGAGGCCAAGGACGGGCCCAGCACCATGTACTTCCGCAAGAACGCCCAGATCGCCTGCGGGGCCTGGAGCACGGGCCGCTGCTCCATGTTCGTGACGGGGGACATGAAGGGCGTCGTGGACTTCTGGGACTTGCTGCTCCACCAGCGCAAGCCCATTCTCTCCATCGACTTCAAGGTGCCCATCAAGGATGTCGTCTTCCGGCCCGATGGCGATCTACTAGCCATTGCCCTCCAGAACGGGGACACCGCCATCCTAACCCTCGACGAGGCCATGCGCCAGGCCACAGGCAAGGAGAAGGCTCTCATGGCGGCC ATGTTTGAGCGGGAGATATCCCGGAGCAAGATCCTGGAGGCTCGCGTGGAGGAGATGAAGCTGAAAAGGCGCACCATTCTCCAGGCGGAGGAGGATCGCCTGCGACGCGAACTGGATGTCTCTCCGGACCTCGAACTCGATCCGGATAACCCCGATCAGTTCGTAATGATGATCGAGGGCGACGAGCAGTTTCGGACGGCCATTAGCGACTTCCAGGACATGATTCTGGCCGTGGAACGGAAGCGCTCGAAGCGCCAGGTCATCATGGAGCGCACCGTCTTCGAGTTGGCCGAGGCAGATGAGGAGCTTCTGAAGGGCCTGCCTGTGGTGTATGGCTCGCCAACGGATGCCCCGGCCCCGGAACAGCCGCCACAGGGGGGCAGCCAAAGGACCTCAGGCCAGGCCCAAGACTCCACCAAGGGGTAG
- the Upf2 gene encoding regulator of nonsense transcripts 2: MHASNSTTAAASATKTTTKPDATPSDDPGKDEPPAATVPAEDSSALHGTAGDTEAGISTVDEAVQEAEEREELQQFVQELSDKIESKRQLRHQNSVFELPGEEHFARLDSNLKKNTAFVKKLKLFTATQLDALLKELSALNLSKYISEICAALAEAKLKMTDVPAVVTLASRLHCTYADFDVQFLEAWQKALNIKATEKINNPSKLRVDLRLFAELVSSGVIQMKPGLAQLGVVLVHLIAQDKEDHSNFSIILSFCRHCGEEYAGLVPQKMQHLANKHGVELPKSDFLSADKQLNLRNMLKGYFKALCKHVLAEQAELMNMTKNIRRTMECKGEISTEKREKCEVMQASFDKLLASAQSLSELLGEPLPELAKESECCNPGTVIDNMLDSAAFGVLDPWGDEETRSFYTDLPDLRQFLPNFSAPKVDLEQMEEPSELTEEAIDANIDAEMDLDDPPSTASDSADNPPSEESPAAAAAGGAPGPTTSISEEVKPQKMGSALMELGRQQQNQNGQTQNQNQTQLRQQFDTFLVNLFNCVNKELIDSAAIEFLLNFNTKPQRKKLTRTIFSVQRTRLDILPYLSRFVAIVHMCNTDVAADLSELLRKEFKWHIRKKNQLNIESKLKIVRFIGELVKFGLFKKFDALGCLKMLLRDFQHHQIEMACAFVEVSGVYLYNCRDARLLMNVFLDQMLRLKTATAMDSRHAAQIESVYYLVKPPESSKKEAAPRPPMHEYIRHLIFEELCKQNVERCIKMLRRINWQDPETSSYAIKCLSKAYLLRFPLVRCLADLVSGLSSYQPRAVTIVIDNVFEDIRAGLEIHSPRMAQRRIAMAKYLGEMYNYKLVESTHILNTLYSIISLGVSIDQNVVSPLDPPDSLFRLKLACMLLDTCGPYFTSQATRKKLDYFLVFFQHYYWFKKSHPVFSKSENTSDLFPILVDHTYRDCLTSVRPKLKLYKSMEQAKAAIDALQEKLYPQLKTNCNQDTALTTISEISELDDAATDEDSGSSNDQRERQVAGQEPEQGNDWTENETEPLPVQPLPVEKSKEDLEFEQMYEKMTTDSYQERLKEPIKATPKDIPVPMTARLQKKSYEQLTNCNASTTASQQISKADGGNGGGSGTPSSPGTDPPESGKSGNGGNSGAVPFVLMVRGNKGGKQQFKSFVAPSDSHLAINLKLQEQKIREEKEKVKRLTLNITERIEEEDYQESLLPPQQRNFTQSYYQKPNKHKFKHQKGAPDADLIFH, encoded by the exons ATGCATGCAAGCAATTCGACAACCGCCGCTGCCAGCGcaaccaaaacaacaacaaagccgGATGCCACACCGTCGGATGACCCAGGCAAAGATGAGCCACCGGCGGCCACCGTCCCAGCTGAGGATTCCTCTGCACTGCACGGAACAGCCGGAGATACGGAAGCGGGTATATCAACCGTTGACGAGGCCGTCCAGGAGGCGGAGGAGCGCGAGGAGCTGCAACAGTTCGTCCAGGAGCTGAGCGACAAAATCGAGAGCAAGCGCCAGCTGCGCCATCAAAACTCCGTCTTCGAGCTGCCCGGGGAGGAGCACTTTGCCCGCCTCGACTCCAATCTCAAGAAGAACACCGCCTTCGTGAAGAAGCTGAAGCTCTTCACGGCCACCCAGCTGGATGCGCTGCTCAAGGAGCTGTCAGCCCTAAATCTCAGCAAGTACATCTCGGAGATCTGTGCCGCCCTGGCCGAGGCGAAGCTCAAGATGACGGATGTGCCGGCGGTGGTTACACTGGCCTCCAGGCTGCACTGCACCTACGCAGACTTCGATGTCCAGTTCCTGGAGGCCTGGCAGAAGGCCCTCAACATCAAGGCCACCGAGAAGATCAACAATCCCAGCAAGCTGCGCGTCGATCTGCGCCTCTTCGCCGAGCTGGTCAGCTCCGGCGTGATACAGATGAAGCCGGGCCTGGCCCAGCTGGGTGTGGTGCTGGTGCATCTCATTGCCCAGGACAAGGAGGACCACAGCAACTTCTCCATCATACTGTCGTTCTGCCGGCACTGCGGCGAGGAGTACGCCGGCCTGGTGCCGCAAAAGATGCAGCACCTGGCCAACAAGCACGGCGTGGAGCTGCCCAAGTCCGATTTCCTCTCAGCCGACAAGCAGCTGAACCTGCGCAACATGCTCAAGGGCTACTTCAAG GCGCTGTGCAAGCACGTCCTGGCCGAGCAAGCGGAGCTGATGAACATGACCAAGAACATTCGACGCACCATGGAGTGCAAGGGCGAGATCTCCACGGAGAAGCGGGAAAAGTGCGAAGTGATGCAGGCCAGCTTCGACAAGCTCCTGGCCTCCGCTCAGTCCCTGTCGGAGCTGCTGGGCGAGCCGCTGCCAGAGCTGGCCAAGGAGTCGGAGTGCTGCAACCCGGGCACCGTCATCGACAACATGCTGGACAGTGCCGCCTTCGGAGTTCTCGACCCCTGGGGCGACGAGGAGACGCGCTCCTTCTACACGGACCTTCCGGACTTGCGACAGTTTCTGCCAAACTTTTCGGCGCCCAAGGTGGACCTGGAGCAGATGGAGGAGCCCAGCGAACTGACTGAGGAGGCCATTGATGCCAATATCGATGCAGAAATGGATCTTGACGATCCTCCTTCCACCGCATCCGACTCGGCCGACAATCCCCCAAGCGAAGAatccccagcagcagcagcagcaggagggGCCCCAGGACCCACTACGTCCATCAGCGAGGAGGTGAAGCCCCAGAAGATGGGCAGCGCCCTGATGGAGCTCGGACGGCAGCAGCAGAATCAGAATGGGCAGACCCAGAACCAGAATCAGACCCAGCTGCGGCAGCAGTTCGACACCTTCCTGGTGAATCTCTTCAACTGCGTCAACAAGGAGCTGATCGACTCGGCGGCCATCGAATTTCTGCTTAACTTCAACACGAAGCCCCAGCGCAAGAAGCTGACCAGGACGATCTTCTCCGTGCAGCGCACCCGACTGGACATCCTGCCGTATCTGTCGCGCTTCGTGGCCATCGTTCACATGTGCAACACGGACGTGGCCGCCGATCTGTCCGAGCTGCTGCGCAAGGAGTTCAAGTGGCACATCCGCAAGAAGAACCAGCTGAACATCGAGTCGAAGCTGAAGATTGTGCGCTTCATCGGGGAGCTGGTCAAGTTCGGTCTCTTCAAGAAGTTCGACGCCCTGGGCTGCCTGAAGATGCTGCTGCGCGACTTCCAGCACCACCAAATCGAGATGGCGTGCGCCTTCGTCGAGGTCAGTGGCGTCTATCTGTACAACTGCCGCGACGCCCGGCTGCTGATGAACGTCTTTCTGGACCAGATGCTGCGCCTGAAAACGGCCACGGCCATGGACTCGCGGCATGCAGCCCAAATCGAGAGTGTCTACTACTTGGTGAAGCCGCCGGAGTCGTCGAAGAAGGAGGCTGCGCCCCGGCCGCCGATGCACGAGTACATCCGCCACCTGATCTTCGAGGAGCTGTGCAAGCAGAATGTGGAGCGCTGCATCAAGATGCTGCGGCGCATCAACTGGCAGGATCCGGAAACCAGCAGCTACGCCATCAAGTGCCTCAGCAAGGCCTACCTGCTGCGCTTCCCGCTGGTGCgctgcctggccgatctcgtCTCCGGGCTGAGCTCCTACCAGCCGCGCGCGGTGACCATTGTGATCGACAACGTGTTCGAGGACATCCGCGCCGGCCTGGAGATCCACTCGCCGCGAATGGCCCAGCGACGCATCGCCATGGCCAAGTACCTGGGCGAGATGTACAACTACAAGCTGGTGGAGTCCACGCACATCCTCAACACCCTGTACTCGATCATCTCGCTGGGCGTGTCGATAGATCAGAATGTGGTCTCGCCGCTGGATCCGCCGGACAGCCTGTTCCGGCTAAAGCTCGCCTGCATGCTGCTGGACACATGCGGGCCCTACTTCACCAGCCAGGCGACGCGCAAAAA ACTGGACTACTTCCTGGTCTTCTTCCAGCACTACTACTGGTTCAAGAAGTCGCACCCCGTGTTCAGCAAGTCCGAAAACACCTCCGACCTGTTTCCCATTCTGGTGGATCACACCTACCGCGACTGCCTGACCAGCGTGCGTCCCAAACTAAAGCTCTACAAGAGCATGGAGCAGGCCAAGGCCGCCATAGACGCACTCCAGGAGAAGCTTTACCCGCAGCTGAAGACCAACTGCAACCAGGACACTGCCCTCACCACCATCAGCGAAATCAGCGAGCTGGACGATGCC GCAACCGACGAGGATTCGGGCTCGTCCAACGATCAGAGGGAGCGCCAGGTGGCGGGCCAGGAGCCGGAGCAGGGCAACGACTGGACCGAGAACGAGACGGAGCCGCTGCCAGTGCAGCCGCTGCCAGTGGAGAAGTCCAAGGAGGACCTGGAGTTTGAGCAGATGTACGAGAAGATGACTACGGACTCGTACCAGGAGCGGCTGAAGGAGCCGATCAAGGCCACGCCCAAGGACATACCCGTGCCGATGACGGCCCGCCTGCAGAAGAAGTCCTACGAGCAGTTGACGAACTGCAACGCCTCCACCACTGCATCGCAGCAGATCTCAAAGGCAGACGGCGGTAACGGAGGCGGCAGTGGTACGCCCAGTTCGCCGGGCACTGACCCGCCGGAGTCTGGCAAGTCTGGCAATGGCGGCAATAGCGGAGCCGTGCCCTTCGTCCTCATGGTGCGCGGCAACAAGGGCGGCAAGCAGCAGTTCAAGTCATTTGTGGCTCCGTCCGACTCGCACCTGGCCATCAACCTGAAGCTGCAGGAGCAGAAGATCCGCGAGGAGAAGGAGAAGGTGAAGCGGCTGACGCTGAACATCACGGAGCGgatcgaggaggaggactaCCAGGAGTCACTGCTGCCGCCGCAGCAGCGAAACTTCACACAGAGCTACTACCAGAAGCCCAACAAGCACAAGTTTAAGCACCAGAAGGGCGCGCCCGATGCGGATCTGATCTTCCACTGA